One Streptomyces sp. NBC_01237 genomic region harbors:
- a CDS encoding TetR/AcrR family transcriptional regulator, producing the protein MVGEKASTPRNGRPRAVTLDAVLDAATGMADDRGLDAVTFRALAERLGVSPMAIHRTTGGIEALQHAMVSRIVGEVTRSVVWPDDWRGVVRLFAHSLHDLLMRHPVVLEAHRRAPLVGPGADDAAHRVVAALRSAGLDDESAAYAYGALHDFVTGHVAIRLGRGTPEPHRSPPTDGARSVFADHHDYDRRFTFGLDFVIGGIAAAAATPVSPEEQR; encoded by the coding sequence ATGGTGGGCGAGAAGGCAAGTACTCCGAGGAACGGCCGTCCCCGGGCGGTGACGCTCGACGCGGTCCTGGATGCGGCGACCGGGATGGCCGACGACCGGGGTCTCGACGCGGTGACCTTCCGGGCACTGGCCGAACGGCTCGGTGTGTCGCCGATGGCCATCCACCGCACGACCGGTGGCATCGAGGCGCTCCAGCACGCGATGGTGTCCAGAATCGTCGGCGAGGTGACCCGGTCCGTGGTCTGGCCGGACGACTGGCGCGGTGTCGTCCGGCTGTTCGCGCACTCGCTCCACGACCTGCTCATGCGCCATCCCGTCGTACTGGAGGCACACCGCAGGGCCCCTCTCGTCGGGCCCGGCGCGGACGATGCCGCGCACCGGGTCGTCGCGGCACTGCGCTCCGCGGGACTCGACGACGAGTCCGCCGCGTACGCGTACGGCGCCCTGCACGACTTCGTCACCGGCCATGTGGCGATCCGCCTCGGCCGCGGCACCCCGGAACCGCACCGTTCCCCGCCCACGGACGGGGCCCGGTCCGTGTTCGCCGACCACCACGACTACGACCGCCGGTTCACCTTCGGACTCGACTTCGTCATCGGCGGAATCGCCGCCGCTGCCGCCACCCCCGTATCGCCCGAGGAGCAGAGATGA
- a CDS encoding alpha/beta fold hydrolase, translated as MTPSLQDLPETVRLTAPGGRRIAYCSYGDPAAPPVIVLHGTPGSRFEGVALRQAAKDAGLHLVCPDRPGYGETDPVPGRGFHRWNDDFVALLDHLGHERAPLVAISGGGGYALSAAQAHPERVSKLILACAAVPGAPRGAYARRIPVVKWLNRLVRWAPVIARPMLAGTGVFKSTRNSETHLAAWPLADQLIMREAEFRKFSELDTTEGRRQGMDAAMADLAGYARPLPEPLGSIRVPTVFIHGEEDGNVPIDVARWAHAQIDGSELRPIPGGGHLFLLMDADPLLRELA; from the coding sequence ATGACCCCCTCCTTGCAGGACCTGCCCGAGACGGTCCGTCTGACGGCCCCCGGCGGGCGCCGTATCGCCTACTGCTCGTACGGGGACCCCGCCGCCCCGCCCGTGATCGTGCTCCACGGCACCCCGGGCAGCCGTTTCGAGGGGGTCGCACTGCGGCAGGCGGCCAAGGACGCGGGCCTTCACCTGGTCTGCCCGGACCGCCCCGGATACGGCGAGACCGATCCCGTGCCCGGCCGGGGCTTCCACCGCTGGAACGACGACTTCGTGGCCCTGCTCGACCACCTCGGCCACGAACGGGCACCGCTCGTGGCGATCTCGGGCGGCGGCGGATACGCCCTGTCCGCCGCCCAGGCGCACCCCGAGAGGGTGTCGAAGCTGATCCTCGCGTGCGCCGCCGTCCCCGGAGCACCCCGTGGGGCGTACGCACGCCGGATCCCGGTCGTGAAGTGGCTGAACCGGCTGGTGCGCTGGGCCCCCGTGATCGCCCGGCCGATGCTCGCGGGGACGGGAGTCTTCAAGAGCACGCGAAACAGTGAGACACACCTCGCCGCCTGGCCGCTCGCCGACCAACTGATCATGAGGGAAGCGGAGTTCCGGAAGTTCTCGGAGCTGGACACCACCGAGGGACGACGTCAGGGCATGGACGCGGCCATGGCCGATCTCGCCGGGTATGCCCGCCCACTGCCGGAGCCGCTGGGATCGATCCGGGTGCCGACCGTGTTCATCCACGGCGAGGAGGACGGCAACGTCCCCATCGACGTGGCGCGTTGGGCGCACGCGCAGATCGACGGCTCCGAGCTGCGCCCGATCCCCGGCGGCGGGCACCTCTTCCTCCTCATGGACGCGGATCCGCTCCTGCGGGAACTCGCCTGA
- a CDS encoding MerR family transcriptional regulator, with amino-acid sequence MSHEHPRRTVLTVSRLAATAGVTVRTVRHYHHIGLLPEPEPERDASGYRRYSAQAAVDLIRIRALADRGVPMARIDAPLHARPTGFAAAVTDIDAELQRRIGQLAAYRRGIAELAGDERLFLPPEVVAVLNRMRGLGVSELRVRPERDAWILMQALDPQVMPERIRDKNAGLDDPETTRLNLAGDQSVDWDPRDPRLDRLIDDLDAWEIAHERDSKRAGYLKLVPSRISDASPAWQRVLEALAHRAGLRRPAGHDS; translated from the coding sequence ATGTCGCACGAGCATCCGAGGAGGACGGTGCTCACGGTCAGCCGGCTCGCGGCAACCGCAGGCGTGACCGTGCGCACCGTGCGCCACTACCACCACATCGGCCTGCTGCCCGAGCCCGAGCCCGAGCGCGACGCCTCCGGTTACCGCCGCTACAGCGCGCAGGCGGCGGTGGATCTCATCCGGATCAGGGCCCTCGCCGACCGGGGAGTGCCAATGGCCCGAATCGACGCGCCGCTGCATGCGCGGCCGACCGGGTTCGCCGCGGCCGTCACGGACATCGACGCCGAATTGCAGCGCAGGATCGGCCAACTCGCCGCATACCGCCGCGGGATCGCCGAACTGGCCGGAGACGAAAGGCTTTTCCTGCCCCCCGAGGTGGTCGCCGTCCTGAACCGGATGCGCGGTCTCGGGGTCAGCGAACTGAGGGTACGGCCTGAGCGGGACGCGTGGATCCTGATGCAGGCGCTGGATCCACAGGTTATGCCGGAACGGATACGGGACAAGAACGCCGGCCTCGACGATCCGGAGACGACGCGCCTGAATCTCGCCGGTGATCAGTCGGTCGACTGGGATCCGCGCGATCCACGCCTGGACCGGCTCATCGACGACCTGGACGCCTGGGAGATCGCACACGAACGGGACAGCAAGCGGGCCGGGTACCTGAAGCTGGTCCCGTCCCGGATATCCGACGCGTCACCGGCATGGCAACGCGTCCTCGAAGCGCTCGCCCACCGCGCCGGGCTGCGCCGACCCGCCGGGCACGACAGCTGA